The sequence below is a genomic window from Synechococcus sp. PCC 7335.
CGTTTCTACGCGATTTTGTGATTCTACAAAGTCATAGTCCACTGGAGAAACCCGCTTTTTCATCTTCGCCAAGCGGCGTTCTGCAGAATCATTCAGAGACTGTAATTCCAGTTTAAGTGTTAACAGGTTGATCAAAGGAAATCTTTGCGCCAGCCTCCAAGCTAAGCGCTGAGCTATTGGAAAATGCTTGATTGCGTCCGCTTGCCATGCACCTGAAGCCATGACGACAGTATGAAGCCGATTAGGAATCTTGGCGGCACAGGCTACGCCATACCCACCACCGCCAGAAACACCTAGTGTAGAGAATTTGTTCCAACCTAAGGCACCTGCGAGGAATTCTACGTCTTTCACATAGTCAGAGAAGCTTCGATTAGGTTGTGGGTCAGATCTTCCTATGCCTGGGCGATCAGGCGCAATGAGATATAAGCCGGATCGCTTTATGGTTTCGTCTCCCCACAATAAGGGTTCTAACCGACAGGACAGCCCTCCATGGAAGTACAAAACTGGATGTCCACTAGGCTTTCCAAACTCCGCGTAAGCTAACTGTCGCTTGTCGGGGAGGGTAAGCAATTTCGTAGTTTCCATGAAAGCTGTGTTCAACCGACTGCAAGACACAACCTATTATGACCTATTTACTTAAGCGCGAATAACCTCTCAGGCGGCCAAGTCATCTCGAATCTTCGTTGCCTCAGATGGACTTTGATAGTTGCATCGGGCACAACTAGACCACGACTGTACAAGCGTCAAGGTGTTGCCGTCTGGGTCTTTGAACGATGCAATAGTGCCGCCCCACGGCTGCTTCTCAGGTGGGTCGAGGAACTCTACTTCTGAGCGAGTCAGTTTGTTATGACTCTCAGAAATATTTTCAACTGTAAAGGACAACCTTGTAAAACTACCCACTAACAACTCGCCAGTCGTGTCGTCTGACACTTCTGAATTTTCAACAACGATGGAAACATCCGCTGAACGCAACACCAGAAAACCTTCTTGTGCGCTGTCTACTTCTAGACTTAATCCGAGTGCATCTTGATAGAAATGCTTAGCACGAGCAATATCTAAAACGAAGACCTGATAGTGTCTAGCTGCATACTCATGGGTGACTCACCTCCACCTACAGTAGCCATTACTATATCGCCAATTCTAGCTTTTAGTACAGACGTTCTGTCAAGGCTGAACGCCGCAGACTGCTGTAAGCGACTAGACATTATCTAAACAATAAGTAGTGGCACAACCTGACAATAGTAGAACGTAATATTCACAGCCAAACAATATTTAACCAAGAAAATCAAACTACTTGCTAACAGTCGTGCGATCAGGTAGCTCAGGAGCGTTATCAACAGCAACGTTCTCTTCAGCAATCTCTTCTAGATTCAGCTTCTCGTTAAGCACTTCCCCTAAAGAGTCTGCCTGAACTTCATCGTTCGCCTCCATAGAGGCCTTGCTTTGGGCAGCTCTACGCTGGGCCCGCATCGCTTCAAGTTCATCTGGAGCTGACACCTGCGTAGATTCATCTGATATCAACGGTGCAGCTTTGGCAGCAGGTTGCATTAGACCTATCAGCATAATCAAACCGATAGAAAGAAAAGTAAGGTGTTTTGCACAGACACGTAGTGAAACCAATACACGTTTAATCATGGAACTATCTTCTCTTAATTACTGAGAATGGTTGAATGGAAATGGTTGAATGAAAGTGAAAAGTGTTTAGTCGGGCGATCGCTCCAAAACTGTAGGCGTATTTGTATGTGTATTAAGGATAGTAAGGAGCTAAACAAATCAAGGCAACATTAGTAGCGAATTACTCTTGAGCTTGCGGGCTCCCTATGACCTAAACTCTATCACCTAAGTCCTCTATCGCGAGTAAGCAACCAGCATGCAAAAAGCGTTCTCTTCTAAAGCTTTCAATATCATAAGGTAGCGATAGAGAACATCGTCTCTTCCAAGAGATAGAGTCAGAGTAGTAAAACAAGACACAAATTCTACCCCTATGCGTCATCAAAAGCACTGTAACCAACCGTGTGCATAAAAGCTTTAGTTCGTTCACATACAAACGTAATTCTTGAAAGGAGCGATCCTATATCGATCAAACTATTGATTAAACTTTCAACGCCGTAATACCCGTGTACGGTAAAACGATGCTTCGAAACGGCACATAGTGATGGGTAGGAGTCTTTACAAAATTTAAGATATTCCCCTAGGCGTATTGAATTTAATCTTTGTTATGCCGATGATTGATATGCCCCCACTTTTTCCTCTACTCCACTATCGTGGACGAAAAATATGTCTGCACCCAATGGCGTGATGATGCAATATTTCCACTGGTACAACGAACCAGATGGAACACTGTGGGATGAGCTAGCCGATAAAGCCGAAGCATTAGCGGCAGCAGGTATCACTTCAGTGTGGTTGCCGCCGGCATACAAAGGCACTGCGGGTGGATATGACGTAGGCTATGGTGTCTACGATATGTATGACTTAGGCGAGTTTGATCAAAAGGGTTCTATTCGTACTAAATATGGTACGAAAGATGAGTATATCAACGCCATTAAAACGGCTAAGCAAGCTGGAATCCAGGTTTATGCCGATGTTGTTCTTAATCATCGACTTGGCGGCGACGCTGAAGAAGAGTTTAGAGCTACCCCTTACTCCCCTAGCAACCGCCAACAGCCAATTGGAGATGAAGTTACGATCAAGTCTTGGACTCATTTTAACTTTCCAGGTAGGCAAGGCAAGTACTCAGCGCTAGAGCTTCACTGGTGGCACTTCAACGCGGCGGATTACAACGCTTATGAGCAAGGAGACTTTGAGGCGATATTTCTTTTTGAAGGAAAAACGTTCGACACTGAAGTCGACATGGAAAAAGGGGGCTTCGACTACCTGATGGGTTGTGATGTTGACTTCAACCATCCCGAAATTCGTGATGATATGATGCGCTGGGGTGAATGGATAGTTGATACCACAGACGTAGATGGTTTTCGCTTTGATGCGGTCAAACATGTGCAAGCAGGTTTCTTTCCCGACTGGCTTCAGAACACTCGCCGATACAGCGGCAGAAGGCTCTTCGCTGTAGGTGAGTACTGGTCATCGCATATTGAAGCGCTGCACCACTTTATTGATGTGACTGGTGGCGATGTTGCGCTGTTCGACGCGCCTTTGCACTACAACTTCACCGAAGCGAGCAAAACAGGCAATAACTATGACATGCGTACTATTTTTGATGGAACCTTAGTCAAAGACCAACCGACCTTAGCGGTCACACTAGTTGAAAACCATGATTCTCAACCGTTGCAGTCCTTAGAATCTGTGGTAGAGCCCTGGTTCAAGCCCTTAGCTTATGCACTGATTCTAATGCGTCGCGATGGCTATCCCTGTGTTTTTTATGCTGACTACTATGGAGCCCACTACAAAGATAGTGGAAAAGATGGGAACGAATACGAAATTTGGATGGATAGCCACCAATGGCTTATAGACAAGTTTCTACAAGCGCGACAAAAATACGCTTATGGCGACCAGTATGACTACTTTGACCACGCCAATACTATCGGATGGACACGCTTAGGTACAGACGAGTTTCCCGGCGGTCTGGCAGTCGTCTTGAGTACTGGTGAGGAAGGAACAAAGTGGATGGAAGTAGGACGGCCCAACACAACTTATGTTGACTTGACTGAGCATATAGACGAGCCTATTACTACTAACGAAGACGGCTGGGCCAACTTTAGATGTTTAGCAGGGTCAGTCTCGGTTTGGATTCCTCAAGAGAGCTAATTGCTGTGGCTTTTATTTTGGTGACAAGCGTCTCTATCTGAGTTGAACATCAGTTGACATCGATAGAGCAAGGCAGTCTAGGCCCCCAAAAGCCCTCTTCAAACTGCTGCCACTACTCAATCTAGTAATGTATTGTTCTTTAGGGTGCTTCAACAGACATTGCACGTTCTATTTCTGCGATCGCCAAAGTTGTCTTAATCACTGAGTCAGGATTTAGGCTAATAGAGTCAATACCTTCTTCTACCAAGAACTGAGCAAACTCAGGATAGTCACTCGGTGCCTGACCACATAGGCCAATTTTACGACTAGAGCGTTTCGCGCCGTCAATTGCCATACTGACAATTTTCTTCACCCCAGCGCTGCGCTCATCAAACAGATGGGCAATTAGCGCGGAATCACGATCTAGACCCAGCGTTAGCTGGGTGAGATCGTTAGAACCAATCGAAAAGCCGTCAAAGATTTTAGCAAACTCTTCAACTAAGATGACGTTGTTTGGAATCTCGCACATCACGTAGACCTGGAGATCATTTTCTCCTTTGACTAGACCGTGACTGGCCATCTCATTAAGTACAGCTCGACCTTCTTCAGGCGTTCGACAAAAAGGGACCATCGGAATTACGTTAGTCAACCCCATCTGATCTCTTACCCGTTTGAGAGCTAAACACTCAAGGGCGAAGGCTTCGCGATAACTAGGATCGGTATAGCGAGCGGCGCCGCGCCAGCCGATCATTGGATTCTCTTCTGTGGGTTCAAAGTCTTTTCCACCTAATAGGTTGGCGTATTCATTGCTCTTGAAGTCTGAAAGCCGAATTACAACAGGATTAGGATAGAAGGCCGCAGCGATAGTCGCAATTCCGTGAGTCAAACGTTCGACAAAGTAGTCAGCTTTGCGGTTATACAACTCTGTTCGCTTGGTGATCGCTCTTCTATCTTGCTCATTGGTTAGCTGATCAAAGTGCAGCAGCGCTAGGGGATGAACCTCAATATGATTGGCAATGATAAACTCTAACCGGGCCAGCCCTACCCCGTCACAAGGAATCGCCGCTAACCGAAAGGCTTCTTCTGGATTGCCCACGTTCATCAAGATCTTAGTGCGGGTAGGCGGCAGATTATCAATGGCAATTTCTTCTACCTCGAATGGAATAAGCGTGTCATAGACTTTGCCAACTTCCCCTTCAGCGCAAGTGACTGTAATCGTTTGGTTTGGCGTAATCGTCTGGGTGGCATCACCACAGCCAACGATAGCAGGAATGCCCATTTCACGAGCGATGATCGCTGCATGACAGGTTCGACCACCCTGATCGGTGACGATAGCGCTGGCTTGCTTCATGATCGGCTCCCAGTCTGGATCGGTGCGTTGAGTCACCAGCACTTCCCCCGGCTGAAAATCAACAATGTTGGCAGATGAGTGAATAATTCGAGCGGGACCTTGTCCAATCATTTCACCGACGGCTTGACCGACAGCGATGGGGGCTAGCTTGGTTTTGTCTATCTGGCGCGGGTCTGTTTGAAGTCGGTATCTGCGTAAGACAGAGGCAGATTTTTGAGATTGAACTGTTTCGGGCCTCGCTTGTACGATAAATAGCTCTCCAGTGATGCCATCTTTGGCCCACTCAATATCCATCGGGGTAAGCACGCTATGCACCTGCGAATAATGCGCTTCAATAGTGCAGGCCCATCTAGCTAAGATCAGAACTTCGTCGTCGCTAAGTGCATATCGATTGCGATCACGCTCTTCTACAGCAACATTTTTAACCAGCTTGTTTCCACCGCTGTCATAGACCATCTTCAGCGCTTTGCTACCGAGCTGTTTTTTCAGAATAGGGCGATAGCCCTGCTGCAGCATTGGTTTAAACACCATATATTCGTCAGGGGTGATCGTTCCCTGTACGACATTTTCACCTAGGCCATAGGCCGCTGTGATCAAAGCTGCATCTTTGAAGCCGGTTTCGGTGTCGATTGAGAACATAACGCCTGATGTTGCCAGATCGGATCGCACCATCTGTTGAACACCTACAGAAAGCGAAACAGAGAAATGATCAAAGCCTTGTGTGACTCGATAGGAGATTGCTCGATTGGTAAATAGAGAGGCGAAGCACTTATGACAGGCATCTAGAACGCCTTTGACACCGTGAATGTTGAGATAGGTTTCTTGCTGTCCGGCAAAGCTCGCATCTGGCAGATCTTCAGCAGTAGCACTCGATCGAACAGCCACATCTAAAGTAGGCTGACCAGTTTGTTCACATAGCTCTAGATAGGCTGCTGTTATAGCGGCTTCTAGCTTTAGGGGAAAAGGGGTTTCTAGGATGAGATCTCTAACAGCTTGACCACAGTTACTGAGCGCCTGAATATCTTCGGTGTCTAATGTGTCTAGATGCGATCGCATCTTTTCTTCTATATCGCCTTCTTTAATAAAATAGTCGTACGCATCAGCCGTTGTGGCAAACCCAGTTGGTACGCGGACGCCTTGGGAAGATAGCTGCTGAATCATCTCCCCTAAAGAAGCATTCTTCCCACCCACAATAGGAACGTCATGGATACCCACTTGCTCAAACTTAAGGGTAAAAGCTGTTTCAGCACTCGCCGCAGCTGGTGTCAGTGAAGTCTGTACCATTAAAAACTATCTCCCTAGCGCTTCAATCAAAGGGCAGACCCGCAAGCAGGTCTATTCTTGATCACTAGTCTATCTAACACTGTTGGCGAACTCCAGAAGCCCTGGAAAGTTGGTAAGCTGAGCAAATCCATTGAAGGTCACAGAACGCTATCGTCACCGTGCTGGTATCGAGAGCATGATTGCTCAAGGTGTTACCAGCTGCGGCCTGCGAAGTTCTCGCTATAGGGGCGTAGCTAAGACTCACTTTCAAAATATAGTGAGTTGTTGAAATATCAAATAGCTTGGTTAGAGAACTACCGCACGAGACTGGAGGTACTTGGTAAGTACTGGGCTCGAAAGAGCTGGCCTCGGAGATTTGTGTTGGCTTGGTCAGCGGTTAGATCGATCTTCAAATTTTCTGCTGTCTGCATAAATTCTACCAGCGCTTCGGAAGGTGAATAGACAAAAAAGCTACCGCCTGGCTCAATCTGATTTAGCATTGTCGCATAGTTGGATGATGGCGGCTCATGGTTGATCGCGATGAAGCGAGTATCGGGAGAAACCAGGTAGCTTAAGGACAGCACATAAAAGTACTTAACGTCGGTGACAACGACTTGATCGACCTGATTGATTTGGGTCGCAATGTCTAAATTTGCGGCGGCGGCGACGCCCTTTCTCCAACCAAGGGACTGTGTGATTAGCAAGCTTGAAAGGACACCGCCTAGCAGCAGTAGGATGGCACTGGCTTTTCGCAACAGAAGCCAGTCTGTGTAGCTTTTTCTAACGCGAATTGCCGACCCGGTAAATCTGTACCCTTCACTCTTTCGAGAACCAAAGACTTGAGCGATCGCATAGGCTACCGCTAGCTCTATACCCAAATACGCTGTCAGTGAATAGCGTGGCAGCATTGATCGCCTACCGCCATTGAGAACATCGGGGACAACCTGCGCCAGGCTACTTACAGCCATCATGAGCACCACAAACAGCCATACTCGCCTGGGCGTGTGACGGCATAGCTGGTAAGTACTATAAGCAACACCTGCTAGCAGTAGATAAGAGAGCGGATCAATGAAACTACCTGGCCAGTCAAAATCGACAAAGCCAATGCCCAGGTTGTGCAGCCAAGACTCAGCGCGACTAAGTAAGTTGGTTTGGTAGCTGCTGGCCCAGCGAGTTGTTTCCTCCAGTCGAGAGAGCCGCGTAGCTACCACCCATACCCAAGGCAAAAAGGCAATGCCGATTCCGACCGATACCGTTAAATAGCGCAGGAACCTTTGAGTCAGGCGGTGCTCGACGAGTAATACGTAGAGTCCGTGTGTCAGCAGCACCCAGAGAAAAAACAAGTGGGAATACATGCCCAGAGCTCCTACCGCGCCGTAGGCTAACCACTGTCCCCAACGATTTTGCCGCAGCGATCGCAGCAAAAGTGCGCTTGAAATCACTGCGAGTAGTGCCCAAAGCGTATACTGACGCGCCTCTTGAGCTATGAGCACATGAAACGGCGAAACGGCAACTATGGCGATCGCGCTCCAGCCCACCGCAGCTGACCCGAACAGCTCCAAACACAGCCAGTAGATAGCCGGCAATACTAGCAAACCAAGCCCTACGGCCAGCCAGCGAGCAGCGACCGGCACCTGAAACAACTGCAGACAAAACCGCATCAACAGATAATACAGTGGTGGATGTTCAGGGTTGTTAGTAAAGGCACCAAGAGCATCGCCCAAAGAACTTTCGACGCTGGGCGTTTGGTACTGCTGTAGGCGACTGGCAGTAATAATTTCACCGGTGTAGAGGGTCTCAACCAGCGCTGATTCTGCGTAGCCAGAGGCTCGCATCAGGCCCCTAACTTCGTCAACGGAATAAACTTTCTCACTCAAATTGGCACAGCGAGCGTAAATACCTACCAAAATTAGCCCAATAATCAATAGCCGCTTGATTTTCATAAGGGAGGATCAGACTGTCATCCAATCGATGGAATTAAAAACGGTTCTGTTGCAAAAAGTAACCGTGAAGAGAAAACTCTACCGCTCTCCTCTCAATTATGCCGCTACGCCAAAGATTCTGAGGATGCTATTAACCTATGGGCGCAATGGAATGCATTTTTGCAAAACAACCCTATTGAAAGAAAACAAAGATAAAGACGTAAGCGTTGAATAGCAAAGGAAGCGTGTACGTCTTACCTATTAAGATCTCTAAGTTGAAGGTTGTTATTGAATTTCGATACTTCGGCTATTTACATATTCACCATAGTCGTCATCTAAAGGATTAGATAAGAAATCCCACCTCCACCTTTGAACCTTGATTCTCTCGATTCGGCTACCATCGTGAGCTTTGGAATTATATACAGAACCTACTGCCTGAAAGTACTCTCGGCAGTAATCCAGACTATCTGCATC
It includes:
- a CDS encoding transposase, with translation MKVTERYRHRAGIESMIAQGVTSCGLRSSRYRGVAKTHFQNIVSC
- the ppsA gene encoding phosphoenolpyruvate synthase, translating into MVQTSLTPAAASAETAFTLKFEQVGIHDVPIVGGKNASLGEMIQQLSSQGVRVPTGFATTADAYDYFIKEGDIEEKMRSHLDTLDTEDIQALSNCGQAVRDLILETPFPLKLEAAITAAYLELCEQTGQPTLDVAVRSSATAEDLPDASFAGQQETYLNIHGVKGVLDACHKCFASLFTNRAISYRVTQGFDHFSVSLSVGVQQMVRSDLATSGVMFSIDTETGFKDAALITAAYGLGENVVQGTITPDEYMVFKPMLQQGYRPILKKQLGSKALKMVYDSGGNKLVKNVAVEERDRNRYALSDDEVLILARWACTIEAHYSQVHSVLTPMDIEWAKDGITGELFIVQARPETVQSQKSASVLRRYRLQTDPRQIDKTKLAPIAVGQAVGEMIGQGPARIIHSSANIVDFQPGEVLVTQRTDPDWEPIMKQASAIVTDQGGRTCHAAIIAREMGIPAIVGCGDATQTITPNQTITVTCAEGEVGKVYDTLIPFEVEEIAIDNLPPTRTKILMNVGNPEEAFRLAAIPCDGVGLARLEFIIANHIEVHPLALLHFDQLTNEQDRRAITKRTELYNRKADYFVERLTHGIATIAAAFYPNPVVIRLSDFKSNEYANLLGGKDFEPTEENPMIGWRGAARYTDPSYREAFALECLALKRVRDQMGLTNVIPMVPFCRTPEEGRAVLNEMASHGLVKGENDLQVYVMCEIPNNVILVEEFAKIFDGFSIGSNDLTQLTLGLDRDSALIAHLFDERSAGVKKIVSMAIDGAKRSSRKIGLCGQAPSDYPEFAQFLVEEGIDSISLNPDSVIKTTLAIAEIERAMSVEAP
- a CDS encoding alpha/beta fold hydrolase, which translates into the protein METTKLLTLPDKRQLAYAEFGKPSGHPVLYFHGGLSCRLEPLLWGDETIKRSGLYLIAPDRPGIGRSDPQPNRSFSDYVKDVEFLAGALGWNKFSTLGVSGGGGYGVACAAKIPNRLHTVVMASGAWQADAIKHFPIAQRLAWRLAQRFPLINLLTLKLELQSLNDSAERRLAKMKKRVSPVDYDFVESQNRVETVRQMSAESMCQGLKGVAWDTQLYLKEWDFNVDKIQMPLTFLHGEQDITIPIAVAKQVAASLPTAQLTTYPAEGHLTLIANQFETIASKLIVK
- a CDS encoding alpha-amylase, whose product is MSAPNGVMMQYFHWYNEPDGTLWDELADKAEALAAAGITSVWLPPAYKGTAGGYDVGYGVYDMYDLGEFDQKGSIRTKYGTKDEYINAIKTAKQAGIQVYADVVLNHRLGGDAEEEFRATPYSPSNRQQPIGDEVTIKSWTHFNFPGRQGKYSALELHWWHFNAADYNAYEQGDFEAIFLFEGKTFDTEVDMEKGGFDYLMGCDVDFNHPEIRDDMMRWGEWIVDTTDVDGFRFDAVKHVQAGFFPDWLQNTRRYSGRRLFAVGEYWSSHIEALHHFIDVTGGDVALFDAPLHYNFTEASKTGNNYDMRTIFDGTLVKDQPTLAVTLVENHDSQPLQSLESVVEPWFKPLAYALILMRRDGYPCVFYADYYGAHYKDSGKDGNEYEIWMDSHQWLIDKFLQARQKYAYGDQYDYFDHANTIGWTRLGTDEFPGGLAVVLSTGEEGTKWMEVGRPNTTYVDLTEHIDEPITTNEDGWANFRCLAGSVSVWIPQES
- a CDS encoding glycosyltransferase family 39 protein; its protein translation is MKIKRLLIIGLILVGIYARCANLSEKVYSVDEVRGLMRASGYAESALVETLYTGEIITASRLQQYQTPSVESSLGDALGAFTNNPEHPPLYYLLMRFCLQLFQVPVAARWLAVGLGLLVLPAIYWLCLELFGSAAVGWSAIAIVAVSPFHVLIAQEARQYTLWALLAVISSALLLRSLRQNRWGQWLAYGAVGALGMYSHLFFLWVLLTHGLYVLLVEHRLTQRFLRYLTVSVGIGIAFLPWVWVVATRLSRLEETTRWASSYQTNLLSRAESWLHNLGIGFVDFDWPGSFIDPLSYLLLAGVAYSTYQLCRHTPRRVWLFVVLMMAVSSLAQVVPDVLNGGRRSMLPRYSLTAYLGIELAVAYAIAQVFGSRKSEGYRFTGSAIRVRKSYTDWLLLRKASAILLLLGGVLSSLLITQSLGWRKGVAAAANLDIATQINQVDQVVVTDVKYFYVLSLSYLVSPDTRFIAINHEPPSSNYATMLNQIEPGGSFFVYSPSEALVEFMQTAENLKIDLTADQANTNLRGQLFRAQYLPSTSSLVR